The Perca fluviatilis chromosome 2, GENO_Pfluv_1.0, whole genome shotgun sequence genome includes a region encoding these proteins:
- the LOC120551505 gene encoding uncharacterized protein LOC120551505 encodes MERHGGARIGRPARGGVIQSNHDNGRFPVRMGSDTVGENSEWHMEPEIGPGSHKCLGAYGGVSGSETFSALSPRLSCVSENRQLHSGCVHQPPGRHSLSAAAQVGPHSAFVEQRETAVSSSNTRARRSKQGCRSPVTGKPSVWGMDSPPTGGGTDLAEIRSGSRRSLRLAGKHAVSNVLLSGRQKCTARCGCSSPPMAKRAALCISPPQSDLPHPGEGESSGPVANTDSATVVVQALGGRDNAAPGGRTMASPHSQRPSLPSGRGDLPPSPRPRGALGLARERWNLNASGLPERVIDTIQSARAASTRSLYSGKWRVFEEWCEHRGTIPYQCSVVDLLCFLQYLMDKGKAFSTIKVYLAAVSACHVGFGDKPAGQHPLVCRFMKGARRKLPVSRPLVPLWDLSVVLDALSHHPFEPMEAVGMKFVSLKTVLLLALTTAKRVSDLQAWSVQPTCLQFAPGLSKVCLRPNPAFVPKVVESAYRCPSVELLAFHPPPFSSEVEQRLHMLCPVRALHIYVSQTAGFRKADQLFVSWATPHKGKPLSRQRLSHWIVEAISLAYECKGLQAPQGLRAHSTRGMAASWALFRGVSVKESCAAASWATPHTFVRFYRLDVSGPSLAQAVLGVMAPGLV; translated from the coding sequence ATGGAGAGACACGGCGGCGCTCGCATCGGGCGTCCCGCTAGGGGCGGTGTCATCCAGAGTAACCATGACAACGGACGCTTCCCTGTCAGGATGGGGAGCGACACTGTTGGGGAGAACAGTGAATGGCACATGGAGCCGGAGATTGGCCCAGGCTCACATAAATGTCTTGGAGCTTATGGCGGTGTTTCTGGCTCTGAAACATTTTCTGCACTTTCTCCAAGGTTGTCATGTGTTAGTGAAAACAGACAACTCCACAGTGGTTGCGTACATCAACCGCCAGGGCGGCACTCGCTCTCTGCAGCTGCACAAGTTGGCCCGCACAGTGCTTTTGTGGAGCAGCGGGAGACTGCTGTCTCTTCGAGCAACACACGTGCCAGGCGTTCTAAACAGGGGTGCAGATCTCCTGTCACGGGGAAACCCTCTGTATGGGGAATGGACTCTCCACCCACAGGTGGTGGGACAGATCTGGCAGAGATACGGTCAGGCAGCCGTAGATCTCTTCGCCTCGCAGGAAAACACGCAGTGTCCAATGTTCTTCTCTCTGGCAGACAAAAATGCACCGCTAGGTGTGGATGCTCTAGCCCACCCATGGCCAAACGTGCTGCTCTATGCATTTCCCCCCCTCAGTCTGATCTCCCCCACCCTGGCGAGGGTGAGAGTTCAGGGCCTGTCGCTAATACTGATAGCGCCACGGTGGTCGTCCAAGCATTGGGTGGCAGAGATAATGCAGCTCCTGGCGGGAGAACCATGGCCTCTCCCCATTCGCAGAGACCTTCTCTCCCAAGCGGGCGGGGAGATCTACCACCCTCACCCAGACCGCGTGGTGCTCTGGGCTTGGCCCGTGAGAGGTGGAACCTGAATGCATCAGGCCTGCCAGAACGGGTCATTGATACAATTCAAAGCGCAAGAGCCGCGTCCACCCGCTCTCTTTACAGCGGAAAGTGGCGGGTTTTTGAGGAGTGGTGCGAACATAGGGGTACCATCCCTTACCAGTGTTCTGTGGTGGACCTGCTATGTTTCCTGCAGTACCTGATGGATAAAGGGAAAGCTTTCTCCACAATTAAGGTGTACTTGGCTGCTGTTTCAGCTTGCCACGTAGGTTTTGGGGATAAGCCGGCAGGGCAACATCCCTTGGTTTGTCGCTTCATGAAAGGGGCACGCCGCAAGCTCCCAGTTTCCAGGCCCCTGGTTCCTCTGTGGGATTTGTCGGTCGTGTTGGATGCCCTCTCTCATCACCCGTTCGAGCCTATGGAGGCAGTGGGGATGAAGTTTGTGTCTCTTAAAACAGTTTTGCTCTTGGCTTTAACCACTGCAAAGCGAGTAAGTGACTTGCAGGCTTGGTCGGTTCAGCCTACCTGTCTACAATTTGCCCCAGGGCTCTCCAAAGTCTGTTTGCGGCCCAACCCAGCATTTGTGCCTAAGGTGGTGGAGTCAGCCTACAGGTGTCCCTCAGTGGAGCTCTTGGCCTTCCACCCGCCTCCTTTCTCCTCAGAAGTGGAGCAAAGACTTCACATGCTGTGCCCTGTCCGGGCTCTGCACATATATGTGAGTCAGACGGCTGGGTTCAGAAAGGCGGATCAGCTGTTCGTGTCCTGGGCTACTCCCCACAAGGGTAAGCCATTGTCCCGCCAGAGGCTGTCCCACTGGATTGTGGAGGCCATATCGTTGGCCTACGAGTGTAAAGGTTTACAGGCCCCACAGGGTCTGAGAGCTCATTCCACAAGGGGCATGGCCGCTTCATGGGCCCTTTTTAGGGGTGTGTCAGTGAAGGAAAGTTGTGCAGCAGCGAGCTGGGCTACACCTCACACTTTTGTGAGGTTTTACAGGCTCGATGTTTCCGGACCGTCCTTGGCACAGGCTGTGCTGGGGGTTATGGCGCCAGGGTTAGTGTGA